The Streptomyces achromogenes genome window below encodes:
- a CDS encoding ABC transporter substrate-binding protein: MSNARAARPSRRGILAAGGALGLGAALAACGNDDAKSTGSGSSASASAKSGPWSFKDDRGTTVKLDAIPANIVAFTGVAAALFDYGIQVKGVFGPTKTAAGKADVQAGDMDVSKVTVLGNVWDEFNVEKYAALAPDVLISTMFDNAGTLWYVPEASKDKIAKLAPSVGISVYDRQLTAPLQRMWELAESLGADMKAAAVTDAKKKFEAAAARLRAAAKAKPEIKVMAGSASAELFYVSGTNLSIDLEYFKSLGVNFVEPPESAKAQGGGWYESLSWENVDKYPADIIMMDDRSSTIQPADITEATWKKLPAVKAGQVIARSPEPILSYDKCVPLLENLAAALEKAKKVS; the protein is encoded by the coding sequence ATGTCCAACGCCAGAGCCGCCCGCCCCTCCCGCCGTGGCATCCTCGCCGCCGGTGGCGCCCTCGGCCTCGGCGCCGCGCTCGCAGCCTGCGGGAACGACGACGCGAAGAGCACGGGCTCCGGGTCGTCGGCGAGCGCCTCTGCCAAGTCCGGCCCCTGGAGCTTCAAGGACGACCGCGGCACCACGGTGAAGCTGGACGCGATCCCCGCGAACATCGTCGCCTTCACCGGCGTCGCCGCCGCCCTCTTCGACTACGGCATCCAGGTCAAGGGCGTCTTCGGCCCGACGAAGACCGCCGCGGGCAAGGCCGACGTCCAGGCCGGCGACATGGACGTCAGCAAGGTGACCGTCCTCGGCAACGTCTGGGACGAGTTCAACGTCGAGAAGTACGCGGCCCTCGCGCCGGACGTCCTCATCTCCACGATGTTCGACAACGCCGGCACCCTCTGGTACGTCCCCGAGGCCTCCAAGGACAAGATCGCGAAGCTCGCCCCGAGCGTGGGCATCTCGGTCTACGACCGGCAGCTGACCGCTCCGCTGCAGCGCATGTGGGAGCTGGCCGAGTCGCTCGGCGCCGACATGAAGGCGGCCGCGGTCACCGACGCGAAGAAGAAGTTCGAGGCCGCCGCGGCCCGGCTGCGCGCCGCCGCCAAGGCCAAGCCCGAGATCAAGGTGATGGCCGGTTCCGCGAGCGCCGAGCTGTTCTACGTCTCCGGCACGAACCTCTCGATCGACCTGGAGTACTTCAAGTCGCTCGGCGTGAACTTCGTCGAGCCGCCGGAGAGCGCCAAGGCCCAGGGCGGCGGCTGGTACGAGTCGCTGAGCTGGGAGAACGTCGACAAGTACCCGGCCGACATCATCATGATGGACGACCGCTCCTCGACCATCCAGCCCGCCGACATCACCGAGGCGACCTGGAAGAAGCTGCCCGCGGTGAAGGCGGGTCAGGTCATCGCGCGCTCGCCCGAGCCGATCCTGTCGTACGACAAGTGCGTGCCGCTGCTGGAGAACCTCGCCGCCGCGTTGGAGAAGGCGAAGAAGGTTTCCTGA
- the desA gene encoding lysine decarboxylase DesA, with translation MRSHLLNDTTAEQYRRSVTEGVERVAAKLASTERPFTGITVDALAPRIDAIDLDRPLGDTSAVLDELEEVYLRDAVYFHHPRYLAHLNCPVVIPAVLGEAVLSAVNSSLDTWDQSAGGTLIERKLIDWTNARIGLGPAADGVFTSGGSQSNLQALLLAREEAKSDSPAKLRVFASDVSHFSVKKSAKLLGLAPDAVVSIPVDHDKRMQTVALAHELERCRRDGLVPMAVVATAGTTDFGSIDPLPEIAELCQQFGAWMHVDAAYGCGLLASVKHRDRIDGIERADSVTVDYHKSFFQPVSSSAVLVRDAATLRHATYHAEYLNPRRMVDERIPNQVDKSLQTTRRFDALKLWMTLRTMGADGVGRLFDQVCDLAAEGFGLLAADPRYDVVVRPSLSTLVFRYIPAAVTDPAEIDRANLHARKALFASGDAVVAGTKVGARHYLKFTLLNPETTTDDITAVLDLIAGHAEQYLGDSLDRAS, from the coding sequence ATGCGCTCGCACCTGCTCAATGACACGACCGCTGAGCAGTACCGCCGCTCCGTGACCGAGGGAGTAGAGCGGGTCGCCGCCAAACTGGCTTCCACCGAGCGACCGTTCACCGGCATCACGGTCGACGCCCTCGCACCCCGCATCGACGCGATCGACCTCGACCGGCCGCTGGGCGACACCTCCGCCGTGCTGGACGAACTGGAGGAGGTCTACCTCCGCGACGCGGTCTACTTCCACCACCCCCGCTACCTCGCCCACCTCAACTGCCCGGTCGTGATCCCCGCCGTCCTGGGCGAGGCGGTCCTGTCCGCCGTCAACTCCTCCCTGGACACCTGGGACCAGTCGGCGGGCGGCACCCTCATCGAGCGCAAGCTGATCGACTGGACGAACGCCCGCATCGGCCTCGGGCCCGCCGCCGACGGCGTGTTCACCTCCGGCGGCAGCCAGTCCAACCTCCAGGCGCTGCTGCTCGCCCGCGAGGAGGCGAAGTCGGACTCCCCGGCGAAACTGCGCGTCTTCGCCTCCGACGTCAGCCACTTCAGCGTGAAGAAGTCCGCGAAGCTGCTGGGCCTCGCGCCGGACGCGGTGGTCTCCATCCCCGTCGACCACGACAAGCGCATGCAGACGGTCGCGCTCGCCCACGAGCTGGAGCGCTGCCGGCGGGACGGACTCGTCCCCATGGCCGTCGTCGCCACCGCCGGCACCACCGACTTCGGCTCGATCGACCCGCTGCCCGAGATCGCCGAGCTGTGCCAGCAGTTCGGCGCGTGGATGCACGTCGACGCCGCCTACGGCTGCGGACTGCTCGCCTCCGTGAAGCACCGGGACCGCATCGACGGCATCGAGCGCGCCGACTCCGTCACCGTCGACTACCACAAGTCCTTCTTCCAGCCGGTGAGTTCGTCGGCCGTGCTGGTGCGGGACGCGGCCACGCTGCGCCACGCCACCTATCACGCCGAGTACCTCAACCCGCGCCGCATGGTGGACGAACGCATCCCCAACCAGGTCGACAAGTCCCTGCAGACCACCCGCCGGTTCGATGCGCTCAAACTGTGGATGACCCTGCGGACCATGGGCGCCGACGGCGTCGGCCGGCTCTTCGACCAGGTCTGCGACCTGGCCGCCGAGGGCTTCGGCCTGCTGGCCGCCGACCCGCGCTACGACGTCGTGGTCCGGCCGTCGCTCTCCACCCTCGTCTTCCGCTACATCCCGGCCGCCGTCACCGACCCGGCCGAGATCGACCGGGCCAACCTCCACGCCCGCAAGGCCCTGTTCGCCTCCGGCGACGCCGTGGTCGCGGGCACCAAGGTCGGCGCCCGCCACTACCTGAAGTTCACCCTGCTCAACCCCGAGACGACGACCGACGACATCACGGCCGTCCTCGACCTGATCGCCGGCCACGCCGAGCAGTACCTGGGAGACTCCCTTGACCGCGCTTCCTGA
- a CDS encoding lysine N(6)-hydroxylase/L-ornithine N(5)-oxygenase family protein, giving the protein MTALPEPAPVTGTHDFIGIGLGPFNLGLACLTEPIDALDGVFLESKPHFEWHSGMFLDGAHLQTPFMSDLVTLADPTSPYSFLNYLKEKGRLYSFYIRENFYPLRVEYDDYCRWAADRLSSVRFSTTVAEVTYEDELYVVRTTAGEEFRARHLVLGTGTPPYVPEACAGLGGDFTHNSRYLRHKAELQKKESITLVGSGQSAAEIYYDLLSEIDVHGYRLNWVTRSPRFFPLEYTKLTLEMTSPEYIDYFHGLPEQTRYRLTAEQKGLYKGIDGDLVNEIFDLLYQKNLGGPVPTRLLTNSSLTGAAYADGAYTLSFRQEEQGKDFELTSQGLVLATGYRYTEPEFLAPVRDRLRYDSRGNFDIGRNYAVDVTGRGVFLQNAGVHAHSVTSPDLGMGAYRNSRIIRELLGSEYYPVEKTIAFQEFGI; this is encoded by the coding sequence TTGACCGCGCTTCCTGAGCCCGCCCCCGTGACCGGGACCCACGACTTCATCGGCATCGGGCTCGGCCCGTTCAACCTCGGCCTCGCCTGCCTGACCGAGCCGATCGACGCGCTCGACGGCGTCTTCCTGGAGTCCAAGCCGCACTTCGAGTGGCACTCCGGAATGTTCCTGGACGGCGCCCACCTGCAGACCCCGTTCATGTCGGACCTGGTCACCCTGGCCGACCCGACCTCCCCGTACTCCTTCCTGAACTACCTGAAGGAGAAGGGCCGGCTCTACTCGTTCTACATCCGCGAGAACTTCTACCCGCTGCGCGTCGAGTACGACGACTACTGCCGCTGGGCCGCCGACCGGCTGAGCAGCGTGCGGTTCTCCACGACCGTCGCCGAGGTGACCTACGAGGACGAGCTGTACGTCGTGCGGACGACCGCCGGCGAGGAGTTCCGCGCACGCCACCTCGTCCTCGGCACCGGCACACCCCCGTACGTCCCGGAGGCCTGCGCGGGACTGGGCGGCGACTTCACGCACAACTCGCGCTACCTCCGGCACAAGGCGGAGCTGCAGAAGAAGGAGTCGATCACGCTGGTCGGCTCGGGCCAGTCGGCCGCCGAGATCTACTACGACCTGCTCAGCGAGATCGACGTCCACGGCTACCGGCTGAACTGGGTCACCCGCTCCCCGCGCTTCTTCCCGCTCGAGTACACCAAGCTCACGCTGGAGATGACCTCCCCCGAGTACATCGACTACTTCCACGGGTTGCCCGAGCAGACCCGGTACCGGCTCACGGCCGAGCAGAAGGGCCTGTACAAGGGCATCGACGGCGATCTCGTCAACGAGATCTTCGACCTGCTGTACCAGAAGAACCTCGGGGGCCCCGTCCCCACCCGGCTGCTCACCAACTCCTCGCTCACCGGCGCGGCCTACGCCGACGGCGCCTACACGCTGTCCTTCCGCCAGGAGGAGCAGGGCAAGGACTTCGAGCTGACCTCACAGGGGCTCGTCCTGGCCACCGGCTACCGGTACACCGAGCCGGAGTTCCTCGCGCCGGTCCGGGACAGACTGCGCTACGACTCCCGGGGCAACTTCGACATCGGACGCAACTACGCCGTCGACGTCACCGGCCGGGGCGTGTTCCTGCAGAACGCGGGCGTGCACGCGCACAGCGTCACCTCGCCCGACCTCGGCATGGGCGCCTACCGCAACAGCCGCATCATCCGCGAGCTGCTCGGCAGCGAGTACTACCCCGTCGAGAAGACCATCGCGTTCCAGGAGTTCGGCATATGA
- a CDS encoding GNAT family N-acetyltransferase codes for MNTVNGTAAAAVGRLSFRPLDPLRDAEPLHRWVTHPKAAYWMMQEARLVDVERAYREIAADEHHHALLGLHDGEPAFLMEYYDPRHRELVGLYEPRPGDVGMHFLVAPTERPVHGFTRAVIAAVMARLFEDPAVARVVVEPDVSNKAVHALNEAVGFVPEREIQKPEKRALLSFCTREQFASATGVTA; via the coding sequence ATGAACACCGTCAACGGCACCGCCGCGGCCGCCGTCGGCCGACTGTCCTTCCGTCCCCTCGACCCCCTCCGGGACGCCGAGCCGCTGCACCGCTGGGTGACGCATCCCAAGGCCGCCTACTGGATGATGCAGGAGGCGCGACTCGTCGACGTCGAGCGGGCCTACAGGGAGATCGCGGCGGACGAGCACCACCACGCGCTGCTCGGCCTGCACGACGGCGAGCCCGCGTTCCTCATGGAGTACTACGACCCCCGCCACCGCGAACTGGTCGGCCTGTACGAGCCGCGGCCCGGGGACGTCGGCATGCACTTCCTGGTCGCCCCCACCGAACGGCCCGTGCACGGGTTCACGCGGGCCGTGATCGCCGCCGTCATGGCCCGTCTCTTCGAGGACCCGGCCGTCGCCCGCGTCGTCGTCGAGCCGGACGTGTCCAACAAGGCCGTGCACGCGTTGAACGAGGCCGTCGGGTTCGTGCCCGAACGGGAGATCCAGAAGCCGGAGAAGCGGGCGCTGCTGAGCTTCTGCACCCGCGAGCAGTTCGCCTCGGCCACGGGGGTGACGGCATGA